A stretch of the Eulemur rufifrons isolate Redbay chromosome 20, OSU_ERuf_1, whole genome shotgun sequence genome encodes the following:
- the C20H20orf204 gene encoding uncharacterized protein C20orf204 homolog, with the protein MVPPRSALWALLLVLLGTAPGRARLRSCSVPDVLRHYRAVIFEDLQAAMRRVGPGPKGTSPGSRHLHFVRKNLTEAGGSGRQERPGVSCGAQKEHSILLSIASLGRTLRGAAAGGRRGALEKAAWTVAVRTEAVMRRHCRTLRQRIRRLETRPARRRGQRQLLLRALDAVATCWEKLFALRAAATGVP; encoded by the exons ATG GTGCCCCCCAGGTCTGCGCTCTGGGCGCTCCTGCTGGTGCTGTTGGGGACCGCGCCAGGCCGGGCCCGGCTCCGCTCCTGCAGCGTCCCCGACGTGCTCCGCCACTATCGCGCGGTCATCTTCGAGGACCTGCAGGCCGCCATGAGGCGGGTCGGGCCGGGGCCCAAAGGGACCTCGCCAGGCTCTAGACACCTCCATTTCGTCCGGAAAAACCTGACAGAAGCTGGGGGCTCAGGGCGGCAGGAACGGCCTGGGGTCTCCTGTGGCGCCCAGAAG gaGCACAGTATCCTACTGTCCATCGCGTCCCTGGGTCGGACCCTGCGCGGGGCGGCGGCCGGGGGCCGCCGCGGGGCCCTGGAGAAAGCAGCGTGGACCGTGGCTGTGCGCACCGAGGCGGTGATGCGGCGCCACTGCAGGACGCTGCGCCAG CGGATCCGGCGGCTGGAGACGCGCCCGGCCCGGCGTCGCGGCCAAAGGCAGCTCCTGCTGCGCGCCCTGGACGCCGTCGCCACCTGCTGGGAGAAGCTTTTCGCGCTGCGCGCCGCGGCCACCGGGGTACCCTAG